The sequence below is a genomic window from Methylophilus sp. DW102.
AGACCCCGGCCTGACCTGGTAAATAAGGTTATCCGACGTTTGGATAGTGGCAAACATGCTGTTTTTCTTGCTCATCACGCCGACAAACTTCAGGCTTTCGAGCGGATAGGCTTCCAGCGGCTCTTTAGGCCGCTTCAAGTCAGGCTGATTCGTGTTGTGTACTGCGGCCTTGCGCGGTACAAACGGATCATGCAACACACCGTCTGCGTTGTATTGTTTGGGCGCAAACCCTTGTACCTGTGGCAATGCCTCTATCGGCGCCACCACGGTCTGGTTTGCTTCATTCATAAACTGGGTGAGATCATCATCCTGCTTACTACCGCATGCGGTCAGCAGGAGCACCAATCCAACCGGGATCCATTGCAGATTGATCGTCATTTTTTAGCCGCCTTGCTTTCCAGTGCCTTACGCGCCGCCACTTCCTCGG
It includes:
- a CDS encoding pilus assembly protein PilP, which produces MTINLQWIPVGLVLLLTACGSKQDDDLTQFMNEANQTVVAPIEALPQVQGFAPKQYNADGVLHDPFVPRKAAVHNTNQPDLKRPKEPLEAYPLESLKFVGVMSKKNSMFATIQTSDNLIYQVRPGSHLGERFGVVTALGENRQSLKYELKVKETIQDPVSGEWSEQMTTLELQEHQ